From a region of the Thermosipho melanesiensis BI429 genome:
- a CDS encoding recombinase family protein: protein MKRAAAYARYSSDRQSDTSIEAQLEKIRKYCEEKGYVVVKEYIDRAQSAATDKRIAFQQMFKDAENHEFDVVVVYKLDRFARNLYDSVVYTKKLEELNIALESTTEPITQDIAGKFFRNIMGAINELYIENLKQEIRDKAIVVAKKGYFMGGVPPFGFKLVEETDEYGKKRKRYEIDENEAPYVREIFQLASQGVTLRQIADKLNQKGLKTRRGNKWTVRALYEMILNEKYAGIYTYQKGTKHNYHANREDVIRIPGVIPAIVDEETYWNARNKLGIGSKRVKRHHYLLNGILYCAVCGNPMNGGAQSGDYPRYMCSYAKRFKEKGHVSIGKKKIEDYVLTHIKHTFFTNVDFEKLAKQLNKELNKTNKTKEKQIQKLKAELAEINLKLQRATQAILAGVELDTLKDEIEKLKQQKIEKEFKLEKVVNEETPSLITPEGLQLLWNELQKLLETEKELVIKKLIERITVYPDGFIDIKYRNVISYI, encoded by the coding sequence GTGAAACGCGCTGCGGCATATGCAAGATATTCGTCTGATAGACAAAGCGATACTTCTATTGAAGCCCAGCTTGAGAAAATTAGAAAATACTGTGAAGAAAAAGGGTATGTAGTTGTAAAAGAATATATAGACAGAGCACAATCTGCTGCGACTGATAAACGTATTGCATTTCAGCAGATGTTTAAAGATGCTGAAAATCATGAATTTGATGTTGTGGTTGTGTATAAGCTTGACAGGTTTGCAAGAAACTTGTATGACTCCGTTGTATATACTAAAAAACTGGAAGAGCTTAATATTGCTCTTGAAAGCACAACAGAGCCCATCACCCAGGACATCGCAGGAAAATTCTTTCGTAATATCATGGGGGCTATAAATGAACTTTATATAGAGAATTTAAAGCAAGAAATTCGAGACAAAGCAATTGTAGTTGCTAAAAAAGGCTATTTTATGGGTGGAGTCCCTCCTTTCGGCTTTAAGCTTGTAGAAGAAACTGATGAGTATGGTAAGAAACGCAAAAGATACGAAATAGATGAGAATGAAGCACCGTATGTTCGTGAGATATTTCAATTAGCAAGTCAGGGTGTAACTTTAAGACAAATAGCAGATAAACTTAATCAAAAAGGTTTAAAAACACGTCGTGGTAACAAATGGACTGTTAGAGCTTTATACGAGATGATTTTAAATGAGAAATATGCCGGGATATATACATACCAAAAAGGCACAAAGCATAATTATCATGCCAATCGCGAAGATGTTATTAGAATTCCTGGAGTAATTCCCGCAATAGTTGATGAAGAAACATACTGGAACGCAAGGAATAAACTTGGAATTGGCAGTAAGAGAGTCAAAAGACATCATTATTTATTGAACGGTATTCTATATTGCGCTGTATGTGGAAACCCAATGAATGGTGGTGCTCAAAGCGGAGATTATCCCAGATATATGTGCTCATATGCTAAACGTTTTAAAGAAAAAGGACATGTAAGTATTGGTAAAAAGAAAATAGAAGATTATGTTTTAACTCATATAAAACATACCTTTTTTACCAATGTTGATTTTGAAAAACTTGCCAAACAATTGAACAAAGAGCTAAACAAAACAAACAAAACTAAGGAAAAACAAATCCAGAAATTAAAAGCTGAACTTGCTGAAATAAATTTAAAATTACAGAGAGCAACACAAGCTATTTTAGCTGGAGTTGAACTTGACACTTTAAAAGATGAAATTGAGAAATTGAAACAACAAAAAATTGAAAAAGAATTTAAACTTGAAAAAGTAGTAAATGAAGAAACGCCATCCCTTATAACTCCTGAAGGATTGCAACTTCTTTGGAATGAACTACAAAAACTGCTTGAAACAGAAAAAGAACTTGTTATCAAGAAGTTAATTGAGCGAATAACCGTTTATCCAGACGGTTTCATAGACATAAAATACCGAAACGTAATATCATATATTTAG
- a CDS encoding sulfite exporter TauE/SafE family protein — translation MFYLLLFVSGIGAGFVNVLAGGGSMLTLPILSLMGLDLSVANGTNRVGILLQNVVSSINFHKNKVFKAKEAIFLAIPATIGAIFGTFTVLNINKDILEKIVGIIFLFMSFFILYKPKVWEEGKKVKKNYLISFFVFFIVGFYGGFIQAGVGFFLIASLVFVEGNDIIKTNALKVFIVLCYTSFSFIIFLTNGKVDILKGIILATGTMVGAKIGTKATLKSGAKFVRIVVFIMIIISATKYLIY, via the coding sequence ATGTTTTATCTTTTACTTTTTGTATCAGGTATTGGTGCTGGATTTGTTAATGTACTTGCCGGTGGAGGCTCAATGCTAACACTACCAATACTTTCTTTAATGGGACTTGATTTATCAGTTGCCAATGGAACAAATAGGGTGGGAATATTATTACAAAATGTTGTTAGCTCAATAAATTTTCACAAAAACAAGGTATTTAAAGCAAAAGAAGCAATTTTTTTGGCAATACCTGCAACTATCGGAGCAATTTTTGGAACTTTTACAGTTTTAAACATAAACAAAGATATACTTGAAAAAATTGTTGGTATAATCTTTTTATTTATGAGTTTTTTTATACTATATAAACCAAAGGTTTGGGAAGAAGGTAAAAAAGTAAAGAAAAATTATTTAATAAGCTTTTTTGTGTTCTTTATTGTAGGATTCTACGGAGGATTCATACAAGCAGGCGTTGGATTTTTTCTAATAGCAAGTTTAGTGTTTGTTGAAGGAAATGATATAATAAAGACAAATGCACTAAAAGTATTCATAGTGCTTTGTTATACTTCCTTTTCTTTTATAATATTTTTAACAAATGGAAAAGTAGATATTTTAAAAGGGATTATACTTGCAACAGGAACAATGGTAGGCGCTAAAATTGGAACCAAAGCAACCTTAAAAAGTGGAGCAAAATTTGTCAGAATAGTTGTATTCATAATGATAATTATCTCTGCTACAAAATATCTAATTTATTAA
- a CDS encoding PSP1 domain-containing protein, with translation MGLIAEVYGVELIPIGPIIYYTDNGEDIKVGDKVVVMSEFGLDHGIVRIGKRQMSIDEIGYDLKPIFRKATNEDLEKIKQNKEIENKAIETTKQLVKKHGLNMKILDARLMLDDSRLVIYFSSKNRVDFRELVKDIAKEFKTRIELRQVGARDEMKFIKGLGLCGKKSCCSYWLRSFDSITLKHAKRQQMMINTAKITGPCGRLLCCLKFEYDFYIDALRNIPDEGSTILYEGKEAKVITVNVFLSRVTIYTKDGETIALPFEYFRSGKDVERIDNNGDNFGSDGDFVDDYGKD, from the coding sequence ATGGGATTAATTGCTGAAGTATACGGAGTGGAGTTAATACCCATTGGTCCGATAATTTATTACACTGACAATGGGGAAGATATAAAGGTTGGGGATAAAGTAGTTGTAATGAGTGAGTTTGGATTAGATCATGGGATTGTGAGAATAGGTAAGCGTCAAATGAGTATTGATGAGATTGGTTATGATTTAAAACCTATTTTCAGAAAGGCGACGAATGAGGATTTAGAGAAAATTAAGCAGAATAAAGAAATAGAAAACAAGGCAATTGAGACGACAAAACAGCTGGTAAAAAAACATGGATTAAACATGAAAATTCTTGATGCAAGATTAATGTTAGATGACTCAAGATTGGTTATTTATTTTAGTTCTAAGAATAGGGTGGATTTTAGAGAACTTGTAAAAGATATAGCAAAGGAGTTTAAAACGAGAATTGAATTAAGACAAGTTGGTGCAAGGGATGAAATGAAGTTTATTAAAGGACTAGGATTATGTGGTAAAAAGTCTTGTTGTTCATATTGGCTTAGAAGTTTTGATAGTATAACTTTGAAACATGCAAAACGTCAACAAATGATGATTAATACAGCTAAAATAACAGGTCCTTGTGGTAGATTACTTTGTTGTTTAAAGTTCGAATATGATTTTTATATTGATGCATTAAGAAATATACCTGATGAAGGAAGTACGATTCTTTATGAAGGAAAGGAAGCGAAAGTGATTACAGTTAATGTATTTTTATCAAGGGTGACGATATATACAAAAGATGGAGAAACTATTGCTTTACCATTTGAGTATTTTAGGAGTGGTAAGGATGTGGAAAGGATTGATAATAACGGGGATAATTTTGGTAGTGATGGGGATTTTGTGGATGATTATGGAAAAGATTAA
- a CDS encoding DUF2905 domain-containing protein produces the protein MEKIKIFPLPGDIFIKKENLVIYIPITTMILISLVLTLLINLIFKR, from the coding sequence ATGGAAAAGATTAAAATCTTTCCATTACCTGGTGATATTTTTATAAAAAAAGAAAATTTAGTTATCTATATACCTATAACTACTATGATTTTAATTAGTTTAGTTTTAACTTTGTTAATAAATTTAATTTTCAAAAGGTGA
- the tsaE gene encoding tRNA (adenosine(37)-N6)-threonylcarbamoyltransferase complex ATPase subunit type 1 TsaE, which produces MRVEDISLEELKTLANIIAKYVKSYDLNFIYLNGDLGTGKTTFTKYFCENFSVEPSQISSPTFSIVNVYNGVRTIYHVDLYRIGDIDEVFYVLEENFEDKEGIFIIEWSDLFKEYFTEKGIKINFYHKDEFLRDIDVITDLRSLEEDLRRWDCEREKV; this is translated from the coding sequence GTGAGAGTAGAAGATATTTCATTGGAAGAATTAAAGACTTTAGCAAATATAATTGCTAAATATGTAAAGAGTTATGATTTAAATTTCATTTATCTCAATGGTGATCTTGGTACAGGTAAGACTACTTTTACAAAATATTTTTGTGAGAATTTTAGTGTAGAACCTTCACAAATAAGTAGTCCTACGTTTTCTATAGTAAATGTTTACAATGGAGTTAGGACAATTTATCACGTGGATCTTTATAGAATAGGTGATATTGATGAGGTTTTTTATGTTTTAGAGGAGAACTTTGAAGACAAAGAAGGTATATTCATAATTGAATGGAGTGATTTGTTCAAAGAATATTTCACAGAGAAGGGAATTAAAATTAATTTTTATCATAAAGATGAGTTTTTAAGAGATATTGACGTGATAACTGACTTGAGAAGTTTAGAAGAAGATTTAAGGAGGTGGGATTGTGAGCGAGAAAAAGTTTGA
- the lon gene encoding endopeptidase La, protein MSEKKFEKLEKKVAKLNEEEIEIPEVLPAIAMRSNVVVYPNTVVPFYVGREKSLYALEDSMENYNQLLFVVNQKDPKIEAPKEFDLFKVGTVVKIMQIGKLPDGTFKVLVEGISRAQWTKSVEGKYFKFQLKLLKSRYRKTKRLLALMRVVRDEMQKYIQYSRKLPTEALMFLEDMEDPDVFADLAASICPGTLEEKQQLLEILHPAERLEKILKLISKETELLEIEHQLDQKVKQRIEKSQKEYFLREKLRVIREELGGEEDAEIKELEEKIENGDLPKYVKEKARFELRRLEKMSPYSPEANVIRNYLDWILNLPWNVKTEEINDLSVARKVLEKHHFGLEEPKQRILEFLATRSVSKTMKAPIICFVGPPGVGKTSLGRSIAEALGRKFLRMSLGGLRDEAEIRGHRRTYVGALPGRIIQLIRKAGVKNPVLLLDEIDKMGISFQGDPASALLEVLDPEQNKDFVDLYLELPFDLSQVLFITTANTLYNIPEPLKDRMEIIEIPSYTNLEKFHIAKDYIIPRIFDELNFEKKKIIFRSDSIKKIISEYTLEPGVRELERKIRSIVRKSILEISEGKEKVIVTPKKVKEYIGPPRIKDENQLDAPTIGVSTGLAWAAYGGTTLFIESTFFPGKGRLILTGKLGDVMKESAQISFSLTKKICGEEYSEFFERNDLHIHVPEGAVPKDGPSAGITIVTSLVSSVKKIPVDNNIAMSGEITLRGRVLPVGGIKEKVLAAYRKGIKKIILPYLNRYDIEKIPDEVRKNIEFVFVNDIYEVLKEALVCEDKECGISKNNL, encoded by the coding sequence GTGAGCGAGAAAAAGTTTGAAAAACTTGAAAAAAAAGTAGCTAAGTTAAATGAAGAAGAAATAGAAATTCCGGAGGTATTGCCTGCTATTGCAATGAGAAGCAATGTTGTAGTTTATCCAAATACAGTAGTGCCTTTTTATGTAGGACGTGAAAAATCTTTATATGCTTTAGAAGATTCTATGGAAAATTACAATCAGTTGTTGTTTGTTGTTAATCAAAAAGATCCAAAGATAGAAGCTCCAAAAGAATTTGATTTGTTTAAGGTTGGAACGGTTGTAAAGATAATGCAAATTGGAAAGCTTCCTGATGGCACTTTTAAAGTGCTTGTAGAGGGTATTTCTAGGGCTCAATGGACAAAGTCTGTTGAAGGTAAGTATTTTAAGTTTCAGTTGAAACTTTTGAAAAGTAGATATAGAAAGACCAAAAGGTTATTAGCTCTGATGAGAGTGGTACGTGATGAGATGCAAAAGTATATACAATATTCTAGAAAATTACCTACGGAAGCTTTAATGTTTTTGGAAGATATGGAAGATCCAGATGTTTTTGCGGATTTGGCTGCGTCAATTTGCCCTGGAACACTGGAAGAAAAGCAACAGTTACTCGAGATTTTACATCCTGCTGAACGCTTGGAAAAGATTTTAAAACTTATTTCAAAGGAAACTGAACTTCTTGAAATAGAACATCAACTGGATCAAAAAGTAAAGCAAAGGATAGAAAAGTCCCAGAAAGAATATTTTCTTAGAGAAAAATTGAGGGTTATTAGAGAGGAATTAGGTGGAGAAGAAGATGCAGAGATAAAGGAATTGGAAGAAAAAATAGAAAATGGTGATCTTCCAAAATATGTTAAAGAAAAGGCTCGTTTTGAGCTAAGAAGACTTGAAAAGATGTCTCCTTATTCACCGGAAGCCAATGTGATTAGAAATTATTTGGACTGGATTTTAAATTTGCCGTGGAATGTAAAAACCGAAGAAATAAATGATTTAAGTGTAGCAAGAAAAGTTTTGGAAAAACACCACTTTGGTTTAGAAGAACCAAAACAAAGAATTTTAGAGTTTTTGGCTACAAGGAGTGTTTCAAAAACAATGAAAGCTCCTATAATTTGTTTTGTGGGACCTCCAGGAGTTGGTAAAACTTCATTGGGTCGTTCTATTGCAGAAGCTTTGGGAAGAAAGTTCTTAAGGATGTCACTTGGAGGTTTAAGAGATGAAGCGGAAATTAGAGGCCATAGGAGAACGTATGTAGGGGCTTTGCCTGGACGAATAATTCAGTTGATTAGGAAAGCTGGGGTTAAAAATCCTGTTCTTTTATTAGATGAAATTGATAAAATGGGAATTAGTTTTCAAGGAGATCCAGCTTCTGCACTACTTGAAGTGCTTGATCCTGAACAAAATAAAGATTTTGTTGATCTTTATTTGGAATTACCATTTGATTTGTCTCAGGTATTGTTTATTACAACTGCCAATACATTATACAATATTCCTGAACCTTTAAAGGATAGAATGGAAATTATAGAAATTCCAAGTTATACAAATTTAGAGAAATTTCACATTGCAAAGGATTATATTATTCCGAGAATTTTTGATGAACTGAATTTTGAGAAAAAAAAGATAATATTTAGAAGTGATTCTATAAAGAAGATAATTTCAGAGTATACCTTAGAGCCTGGGGTAAGGGAACTTGAAAGAAAGATTAGAAGTATTGTAAGAAAATCTATTTTAGAAATTTCAGAAGGGAAAGAAAAGGTTATTGTTACTCCAAAAAAAGTAAAAGAGTATATAGGACCACCTAGAATAAAAGATGAAAATCAATTGGATGCTCCGACAATTGGTGTTTCAACAGGTCTTGCGTGGGCTGCCTATGGGGGAACTACTTTATTCATTGAAAGTACGTTTTTCCCAGGAAAAGGCAGATTAATTTTAACGGGAAAACTGGGAGATGTGATGAAAGAATCTGCTCAAATATCTTTCAGTTTGACCAAAAAGATTTGTGGAGAAGAATATAGCGAATTTTTTGAAAGAAATGATCTCCATATACACGTTCCAGAAGGAGCTGTTCCAAAAGATGGCCCAAGTGCAGGTATTACAATTGTGACAAGTTTGGTGTCATCTGTGAAAAAGATTCCCGTGGATAATAATATTGCCATGAGTGGTGAAATAACTCTTAGGGGTAGAGTATTACCTGTGGGAGGTATAAAGGAAAAAGTTTTGGCAGCTTATAGAAAGGGGATTAAAAAAATAATTCTACCATATTTAAACAGATATGATATAGAAAAAATACCTGATGAAGTTAGAAAAAACATAGAGTTCGTATTTGTAAATGATATATATGAAGTTTTAAAGGAGGCATTGGTTTGTGAAGATAAAGAATGTGGAATTAGTAAAAACAATTTATAG
- the yihA gene encoding ribosome biogenesis GTP-binding protein YihA/YsxC, with amino-acid sequence MKIKNVELVKTIYSKKDKFPVPLNGEFVFVGRSNVGKSTLLNTLTGTNIAKISKKPGKTASVNFYKINNLFYFVDLPGYGFAKVSEKERIRWKQIIEMYFESRFWNIKIVFLLIDGRHELQKNDEQMINWLKDLDLQFSIILTKIDKLKMSEKSKMISYYKRLFGENYIIIPYSAITKEGVNEILNLVEVLGGAKN; translated from the coding sequence GTGAAGATAAAGAATGTGGAATTAGTAAAAACAATTTATAGCAAAAAAGATAAATTTCCCGTCCCTTTAAATGGAGAATTTGTTTTTGTAGGTAGATCGAACGTTGGTAAATCTACTTTATTAAATACTTTAACCGGAACAAACATTGCAAAGATAAGTAAAAAACCCGGGAAAACTGCTTCCGTTAATTTTTACAAAATAAACAACTTGTTTTACTTTGTTGATTTACCAGGATATGGTTTTGCAAAAGTTTCAGAAAAGGAAAGGATAAGATGGAAACAGATAATAGAGATGTATTTTGAAAGTAGATTCTGGAATATAAAAATAGTTTTTCTTTTGATAGATGGAAGACACGAATTACAAAAAAATGATGAGCAGATGATTAATTGGCTTAAAGATTTGGATTTGCAATTTTCCATTATATTAACAAAAATTGATAAGTTAAAAATGTCTGAAAAATCAAAGATGATTAGTTATTATAAAAGACTTTTTGGGGAAAATTATATTATAATACCATATTCTGCTATTACAAAAGAAGGTGTAAATGAAATATTAAATCTTGTAGAGGTTCTTGGAGGTGCAAAGAATTGA
- the argS gene encoding arginine--tRNA ligase → MIRELIDERLRSILAEEGFNYNYNIEIPDEKFGDYSTNVALIGAKYFKKPPREVAKLFQEKLQSDPLFSEVSIAGPGFINFRISKSVYVSILGKMIKKKENYWKLPQKSIKIQLEYGSANPTGPFTVGHGRQLVIGDVLGNVLRFLGYEVDKEMYLNDAGRQIRLLAKSLWVRYNELFGKKYDLPEDGYKGSYLIDIAKKLVKEIEDKYVDVWNENVEKFFMQQAVANILSDMEQTLSMIDCKFNNKIRESFVIQLGYVDKVLKILKEKDLVYEKDQALWFKVSEFIGENDKVLIRRDGTYTYFLTDIAYHLYKFERKYDKVYDIFGSDHHGHIPRMKAAMSALDIDEEFLNFILHQFVTLKKSNEIVKMSTRAGNFITLEELVKEVGKDPTRYFFVMNDINTHLVFDLDLAKSKSNENPVYYVQYAYARIKSIFEKAGEKGIKGDFLENIDLLENDEEMGIIKLLDEFVNSLKQVEEKLSPHFLTNYIYALSEKFHSYYAKYKIVDEENISVSLARLGLLSVVKEIYKIVFKLLGIEAPERM, encoded by the coding sequence TTGATAAGAGAATTAATTGATGAGAGGTTAAGAAGTATTCTTGCAGAGGAAGGATTTAATTATAACTATAACATAGAAATCCCCGATGAAAAATTTGGTGATTACTCGACGAATGTAGCATTAATTGGAGCAAAGTATTTTAAAAAGCCTCCACGAGAGGTTGCTAAGTTATTTCAGGAAAAGCTACAAAGTGATCCTCTTTTTTCAGAAGTTTCCATAGCAGGACCGGGATTTATTAATTTTAGGATTTCCAAATCTGTATATGTAAGTATTTTAGGGAAAATGATAAAGAAAAAAGAAAATTATTGGAAACTACCACAGAAAAGTATAAAAATTCAGTTGGAATATGGTAGTGCAAATCCAACAGGTCCATTTACTGTTGGTCACGGTAGACAATTAGTAATTGGAGATGTTCTTGGGAATGTTTTGAGATTTTTGGGATATGAAGTTGATAAGGAGATGTACTTGAATGATGCAGGAAGACAAATTAGATTGTTGGCGAAATCTTTGTGGGTAAGATATAATGAGCTGTTTGGAAAAAAATATGATTTGCCTGAAGATGGTTACAAAGGAAGTTATTTGATCGATATAGCCAAAAAACTTGTTAAGGAAATAGAAGATAAGTATGTTGATGTGTGGAATGAAAATGTAGAGAAATTTTTTATGCAACAGGCTGTGGCTAATATATTAAGTGATATGGAACAAACTCTTAGTATGATAGATTGTAAGTTTAATAATAAAATTAGAGAAAGCTTTGTTATTCAGTTAGGTTATGTGGATAAGGTGTTGAAAATTTTGAAAGAAAAAGATTTGGTTTATGAAAAAGATCAGGCGCTTTGGTTTAAGGTTTCAGAATTTATAGGTGAAAATGACAAAGTGTTAATCAGAAGAGATGGTACCTATACGTATTTTTTGACTGATATTGCTTATCATTTGTACAAGTTTGAGAGGAAATATGATAAAGTTTATGATATTTTTGGTAGTGATCATCATGGGCATATTCCGAGAATGAAAGCTGCGATGAGTGCTTTGGATATAGATGAAGAATTTTTAAATTTTATCCTTCACCAATTTGTTACTTTGAAAAAAAGTAATGAAATAGTAAAGATGAGTACTCGAGCCGGTAACTTTATAACATTAGAAGAGCTTGTTAAGGAGGTTGGAAAGGATCCCACAAGATATTTTTTTGTTATGAATGATATAAATACTCATTTAGTCTTTGATTTAGATCTTGCAAAGTCAAAATCTAATGAAAATCCTGTGTATTATGTACAATATGCTTATGCAAGGATTAAAAGTATATTTGAAAAGGCAGGAGAGAAAGGAATAAAGGGAGATTTTCTTGAAAATATTGATCTTTTGGAAAATGATGAAGAAATGGGTATAATAAAGTTGTTGGATGAATTTGTTAACTCTTTAAAACAAGTGGAGGAAAAATTATCTCCTCACTTTTTAACGAATTATATATATGCCCTTTCTGAGAAATTTCATAGTTATTATGCGAAATATAAAATTGTTGACGAAGAAAATATTTCTGTTAGTTTAGCAAGATTGGGATTATTGAGTGTTGTAAAGGAAATTTATAAAATAGTATTTAAGCTATTGGGGATAGAGGCTCCTGAAAGGATGTAG
- a CDS encoding sensor histidine kinase gives MNVDTLFSSFLHEISKSKTEKEVYKSLLKSLKAMLKYDSAIVMKNDEVVFFDPEKFDVSDYIDFMEWIKQRLLPAFFSDEEGYVGIIPIVKQGKMLGSIVVKTQKEPNNELMVLLQVFAFLTGITLENLILIEKIKNSEQFMFEVLNSINEGIFVLNKDGEIEFTNKFGKRILEKEDLEDYFNFFISDENNIFTKEFGGNYFTIVKTKFDFLGDEKYIIVFNNVTYEMELEKLKQLDKIKTEFVANISHELRTPLSAVKAYTETLLNMEIDPESQKEFLSIIYEQSERLESLLNDLLDFTLIDSGSMELEYSKFNICNVVDDVLKKLLSFAQKQDVKLEKECEDVEISADKRRIFQVIYNLVDNAIKFNDREKPERFVKILVKKLEDILIIEVEDNGIGIPKSEQEKIFEKFYKIDRSLTYEVPGTGMGLAIVKEIVRLHGGNIEVESEEKKGSIFRVNIPIRSE, from the coding sequence TTGAACGTAGATACGTTATTTTCGAGTTTTTTACATGAGATTAGTAAGTCTAAAACAGAGAAAGAGGTTTACAAATCGCTTTTAAAATCGCTAAAAGCAATGCTAAAATACGATAGTGCTATTGTTATGAAAAATGACGAGGTTGTTTTTTTTGATCCGGAAAAGTTTGATGTGTCGGATTATATTGATTTTATGGAGTGGATTAAACAAAGATTGCTTCCTGCGTTTTTTTCTGATGAAGAGGGTTATGTTGGAATAATTCCCATAGTTAAGCAGGGAAAGATGCTTGGGAGTATAGTTGTTAAAACTCAAAAGGAGCCTAACAATGAACTTATGGTGTTATTACAGGTGTTTGCGTTTTTAACGGGAATTACATTGGAAAACTTGATTTTGATTGAAAAGATAAAGAATTCAGAGCAATTTATGTTCGAAGTTTTAAATTCTATTAATGAAGGTATTTTCGTTTTAAACAAAGATGGAGAGATTGAATTCACTAATAAATTTGGAAAAAGGATTTTGGAAAAAGAAGATTTGGAAGATTATTTCAACTTTTTCATATCAGATGAAAATAATATTTTTACAAAAGAATTTGGGGGGAATTATTTTACTATAGTAAAAACTAAGTTTGATTTTTTGGGTGATGAGAAATATATAATTGTTTTTAACAATGTTACTTACGAAATGGAGTTAGAAAAGTTAAAACAACTTGATAAGATAAAGACAGAATTTGTTGCGAATATTTCTCACGAGCTTAGAACGCCTTTATCGGCTGTGAAAGCTTATACTGAAACCCTTTTAAATATGGAAATCGACCCTGAAAGTCAAAAAGAATTTCTTTCAATAATATATGAACAAAGTGAAAGATTAGAATCCCTTCTCAATGATTTATTGGATTTTACTTTAATAGACTCTGGAAGTATGGAGTTGGAATATAGTAAATTTAACATTTGCAATGTGGTAGATGATGTGTTAAAGAAGCTATTATCTTTTGCTCAAAAACAAGATGTAAAGTTAGAAAAAGAGTGTGAAGATGTTGAAATTTCTGCGGATAAAAGAAGAATTTTTCAAGTTATTTATAATTTGGTGGATAATGCCATAAAATTTAATGATAGGGAGAAACCTGAAAGATTTGTAAAAATTTTGGTAAAGAAGTTAGAAGATATTCTTATTATTGAAGTTGAGGACAATGGAATAGGTATTCCTAAAAGTGAACAAGAAAAAATTTTTGAAAAATTTTATAAAATTGATAGAAGTTTAACTTATGAAGTACCTGGAACGGGGATGGGTTTAGCTATAGTTAAGGAGATTGTAAGATTACACGGTGGAAATATAGAGGTTGAATCTGAAGAGAAAAAAGGTTCAATATTTAGAGTGAACATTCCTATAAGGAGTGAGTAG
- a CDS encoding HDOD domain-containing protein: MLIEYVKEIEEIPTPDFQVRRIIDIASNPDSSIKDLEKAISIDASLSLKVLKLVNSAYYGLPRKITKISEAVMILGFKTVRNLALSIFTYSSLNKGSSNINKKKLWKHFMSTAIISETVSKIIGYPEQEEAFMAGLLHDVGKIVLDIAFPRYINKIVEKSMKENICFYEIEKSLGVETHNHLGAFLIEEWKLPELFQVVSMYHDEPEANENDAFNIILYIVHLSNYFSNLLYKGYSCSYCEPLLSLKSFEILGIKPSNLTDIFIKIKDALSRAKDLLEGGEDNES; this comes from the coding sequence GTGTTAATAGAATATGTAAAAGAAATTGAAGAAATTCCAACACCAGATTTTCAGGTACGAAGAATAATAGATATTGCATCAAATCCAGATTCTTCAATAAAGGATCTGGAAAAGGCTATTTCAATAGATGCTTCTTTATCTTTAAAAGTTTTAAAGCTTGTTAATTCAGCTTATTACGGTCTTCCAAGAAAAATTACTAAAATTAGTGAAGCAGTTATGATTTTAGGTTTTAAGACCGTTAGAAATTTAGCTCTTTCGATATTCACTTATTCTTCTTTAAATAAGGGTTCATCTAATATAAATAAAAAGAAATTATGGAAACATTTTATGTCAACTGCAATAATTTCTGAAACCGTTTCAAAAATTATAGGTTATCCTGAGCAAGAAGAGGCTTTTATGGCTGGTTTATTACATGATGTGGGAAAAATAGTTTTGGATATAGCATTTCCAAGGTATATTAATAAAATTGTTGAAAAATCAATGAAAGAGAACATATGTTTTTATGAAATAGAAAAAAGTTTAGGTGTGGAGACACATAATCACTTGGGTGCGTTTTTAATAGAGGAATGGAAATTACCAGAACTTTTTCAGGTTGTTTCTATGTATCATGATGAACCTGAAGCTAATGAAAATGATGCTTTTAATATTATTTTGTATATCGTGCATTTGTCAAATTATTTTTCTAACCTTTTGTACAAAGGTTATTCATGTTCATATTGCGAACCATTACTTTCTCTTAAAAGTTTTGAGATACTTGGAATAAAGCCATCAAATTTAACAGATATTTTTATTAAAATAAAGGATGCGTTAAGCAGAGCGAAAGATTTGTTAGAAGGGGGAGAAGATAATGAATCCTGA